A window of Festucalex cinctus isolate MCC-2025b chromosome 6, RoL_Fcin_1.0, whole genome shotgun sequence contains these coding sequences:
- the LOC144021408 gene encoding uncharacterized protein LOC144021408 isoform X2, whose protein sequence is MVLHLPEIQADVGLLIGANCSRAMEPWHVLNSQDGGPYEAKTAIGWVVNGPVRKEPNGSDSKQQHCSVNTITVVEIEKLLVQQYNTDFPERIYDDKQEMSQDDKQFMESLEKTTTYENGHYCVGLPLKNVKLPMPNNRCMAEQRMVSLHQKLKKDSKFYEDYKAFMDAIIEKGYAIQVPIEQLKRDDGLVSYIPHHRVYHPKKRKIIVVFDCTASFQDQSLNSQLLQGPDLTNTLIGVLLRFGEEPIAMTADIESMFYQVKVPEHDADLLRFLWWPDGKFNEPLKEFRMTVHLFGATSSPSIASYALRRTAEDNQTTASPEAVQTVLHNFYVDDCLKSVATEEEAVTLIKDLRILCAKGGFTLTKWTRHNRNVLKSNKKLGSQLRRATC, encoded by the coding sequence ATGGTCTTACATCTGCCAGAGATTCAAGCGGATGTCGGCCTACTTATTGGAGCAAATTGTTCAAGAGCAATGGAGCCATGGCACGTTCTAAACAGTCAGGATGGAGGACCTTATGAGGCGaagactgcaattggctgggtCGTGAATGGTCCCGTAAGAAAGGAACCAAATGGCAGTGACAGCAAACAGCAGCATTGTTCAGTGAATACGATCACagtggtggaaattgaaaagTTACTGGTGCAGCAGTACAACACAGATTTTCCAGAGCGCATCTATGATGACAAGCAAGAGATGTCACAAGACGACAAACAATTCATGGAATctttggaaaaaacaacaacctatgAAAACGGACACTACTGTGTGGGATTGCCGCTCAAGAACGTCAAACTACCAATGCCGAACAACCGATGTATGGCAGAGCAGCGCATGGTGAGTTTGCACCAGAAGCTTAAGAAGGACTCTAAGTTCTATGAAGACTACAAGGCATTCATGGATGCCATCATAGAAAAGGGATATGCCATTCAAGTCCCAATTGAGCAGCTGAAGAGAGACGATGGCCTGGTGTCATACATACCGCACCATAGGGTTTACCacccaaagaaaagaaagataatagTGGTCTTTGATTGCACCGCATCTTTTCAAGACCAGTCCTTGAATAGTCAACTACTACAAGGTCCTGACCTGACGAACACGCTAATTGGCGTCCTTCTGAGATTTGGTGAGGAGCCAATTGCGATGACAGCCGACATTGAATCAATGTTTTATCAGGTGAAGGTACCAGAACATGACGCTGACCTTCTACGCTTTCTTTGGTGGCCAGACGGCAAGTTTAACGAGCCCCTAAAAGAGTTCAGAATGACAGTTCATCTTTTTGGAGCAACCTCATCTCCAAGCATTGCATCGTATGCGCTGAGAAGGACTGCAGAGGATAACCAAACCACTGCATCCCCCGAAGCTGTCCAAACAGTCTTGCACAACTTTTACGTAGATGACTGTTTGAAAAGTGTTGctacagaggaggaagcagtGACCTTGATTAAAGACCTTCGCATCTTGTGTGCCAAAGGAGGATTTACTTTGACGAAATGGACACGTCATAACAGAAATGtgctcaagtcaaataaaaaacttggATCTCAGCTGCGAAGAGCTACCTGTTGA